In a single window of the Vitis vinifera cultivar Pinot Noir 40024 chromosome 6, ASM3070453v1 genome:
- the LOC100256998 gene encoding casparian strip membrane protein 2 yields the protein MKSTGEATAINIGETKSASATTVATTKAIQHPKAGLKRGLAIFDFILRLSAIGAALAATTTMGTTDQTLPFFTQFFQFQASYDDLPAFSFFVIANAIASGYLFLSLPFSIVCIVRPHAMGARLLLVICDTVMVALTIAAAAAAAAIVYLAHNGNSNANWVAICQQFDDFCQSVSGAVVASFIAAVLFMLMIVLSAFSLRKH from the exons ATGAAGAGCACTGGTGAAGCAACAGCTATCAACATTGGGGAGACCAAGTCTGCTTCTGCTACTACCGTGGCCACCACAAAAGCTATCCAACATCCAAAAGCAGGATTGAAGAGAGGTCTTGCCATTTTCGACTTCATTCTCCGGCTCTCTGCCATTGGGGCTGCTTTGGCTGCCACTACCACTATGGGCACTACTGACCAGACTCTCCCTTTCTTTACTCAGTTCTTCCAGTTCCAAGCTAGCTACGATGATCTTCCCGCTTTCTC GTTTTTCGTGATTGCAAATGCTATAGCTAGTGGATACCTCTTCCTGTCCTTGCCCTTTTCCATAGTCTGCATCGTTCGGCCGCATGCCATGGGAGCAAGGCTCCTCCTAGTCATCTGTGACACT GTCATGGTTGCTCTCACCATAGCTGCTGCTGCCGCTGCTGCTGCCATAGTCTACTTAGCTCATAACGGGAATTCAAACGCCAACTGGGTGGCCATTTGTCAGCAATTCGATGACTTCTGCCAGAGTGTCAGTGGGGCCGTTGTGGCTTCCTTCATTGCAGCAGTCCTCTTCATGTTGATGATTGTCCTCTCAGCTTTCTCTCTGCGAAAGCATTGA